A single region of the Asterias amurensis chromosome 19, ASM3211899v1 genome encodes:
- the LOC139951473 gene encoding gamma-aminobutyric acid type B receptor subunit 2-like, whose product MGWRRVAFIYEESQQFAEQMEIFRLILEANDMQVVLSERVKDLSKFDFHLQSIKRQDARIIFTGFFQHELLKLFCQAYISGVYGAKYVWVAPGWANNAFWLNAPQSVIDPCTQEQITSAVNSTLLFNGNPRRVQLDEVNFNGVKPLPEHYQYYNNEFPDDTVLYYTYDGIIAVALALNASIADLQRLDPPRRLEDFSYSDDEMARVILKNADNLDFTGLLGKFLIERGQRQGERVYIQQAQGEHLETVMVYETNSQQLLNYGDTGIKWQGGHVPVDGVTKQEMTLEISWKTRAVVFSLASFGSTMALVFLFIDIRFKNKRAIKMSSPSLSNLTVVGCLFLYTSVFALGWDKTNLPDSAIVIKCHVERMLVSVGLSLAFGSVFMKTYRIHVIFSQAVKRFKKIDLPDWKLICGVLVIAFLDCFIFIAWIALDTTTVYRLSLEQMLNETEPERELFIVPVIQYCSSEHDIYFTLVLYGVKGVLLAFGLFLAWETRNICISQLNDSKHIAASLYIVALTVALIVPTLTIVGDDVNMMFAIPGVAIVIVNTCVLLLNFIPKIRLLLTSDETRLRVSMMTPQGYGEPLASDKSVDQTNKLCNLRMDLEQKRARLRQLVKIVNQAHKWKTSSGDQ is encoded by the exons ATGGGCTGGCGTCGAGTTGCCTTCATTTACGAGGAGTCCCAGCAATTTGCGGAG CAAATGGAAATATTTCGGCTAATCTTGGAGGCTAACGATATGCAGGTTGTTTTGTCTGAGCGCGTCAAAGATTTATCCAAATTTGATTTCCATCTTCAAAGCATCAAG CGCCAAGATGCACGGATTATATTTACCGGCTTCTTCCAACATGAACTGCTGAAACTTTTCTGTCAG GCGTACATTTCTGGAGTTTATGGAGCTAAGTATGTGTGGGTAGCACCAGGCTGGGCAAACAACGCATTTTGGCTGAACGCCCCTCAATCAGTCATTGACCCTTGCACGCAGGAGCAGATCACATCAGCCGTTAACTCTACTCTGCTATTCAATGGAAACCCTCGACGGGTGCAGCTAGATGAAGTGAACTTCAATGGAGTG AAGCCCCTCCCTGAACATTATCAGTACTACAACAACGAGTTCCCTGACGACACTGTGCTTTATTACACCTATGACGGTATTATAGCCGTAGCATTAGCTCTGAATGCTTCCATAGCTGACCTGCAGCGTCTTGATCCTCCACGACGACTCGAAGATTTCAGCTACTCCGATGACGAGATGGCTAGAGTCATTCTGAAGAACGCTGACAACCTCGACTTCACGGGATTATTG GGAAAATTTTTGATTGAAAGAGGACAACGCCAAGGCGAGAGAGTTTATATACAGCAAGCCCAAG ggGAACATCTTGAGACAGTGATGGTTTACGAGACAAACTCGCAACAGCTTCTCAATTATGGAGACACTGGCATCAAATGGCAAG GTGGCCACGTTCCGGTGGATGGTGTGACTAAACAGGAAATGACTCTTGAAATCTCTTGGAAAACCCGAGCGGTTGTGTTCTCTTTAGCTTCATTTGGCTCCACTATGGCACTGGTGTTTCTCTTCATTGACATTCgattcaaaaacaaaag AGCTATCAAGATGTCAAGCCCTTCCCTGAGTAACCTGACTGTAGTCGGTTGTCTCTTTCTCTACACATCAGTCTTTGCCTTAGGATGGGATAAGACTAACCTGCCTGACTCCGCCATCGTCATCAAGTGTCAT GTTGAGCGAATGCTGGTATCTGTTGGTTTGTCTCTTGCCTTCGGTTCTGTCTTCATGAAGACATACCGTATACACGTGATCTTCTCACAGGCTGTGAAACGCTTCAAAAAGATC GATTTACCGGACTGGAAACTTATCTGCGGCGTACTGGTCATTGCTTTCTTGGATTGCTTTATTTTTATTGCTTGGATTGCTCTGGACACAACGACTGTTTACAGATTGTCTCTAGAGCAAATG CTAAACGAGACTGAACCTGAGAGAGAACTATTTATTGTTCCAGTGATACAATACTGTAGCAGCGAACATGATATATACTTCACCTTGGTCCTTTATGGTGTGAAGGGTGTTCTCTTGGCATTTGGACTGTTTCTAGCCTGGGAAACCAGAAATATTTGCATTTCCCAACTAAACGACA GCAAGCACATAGCTGCGTCACTGTACATCGTTGCTTTGACAGTCGCCCTCATCGTTCCAACTTTGACAATTGTGGGTGATGACGTCAACATGATGTTTGCGATACCAGGGGTGGCCATTGTGATAGTCAATACGTGTGTGCTATTACTCAACTTCATCCCCAAg ATTCGTCTGCTGCTTACATCCGACGAAACTCGCTTACGTGTGAGTATGATGACACCACAGGGATATGGAGAACCTTTAGCATCGGATAAGTCTGTAGACCAAACCAACAAACTGTGTAATCTGCGCATGGATCTTGAACAG AAACGAGCACGGCTTCGCCAGCTGGTTAAAATTGTTAACCAGGCGCACAAATGGAAAACAAGCAGTGGTGATCAGTGA